A part of Gadus morhua chromosome 17, gadMor3.0, whole genome shotgun sequence genomic DNA contains:
- the LOC115529368 gene encoding uncharacterized protein LOC115529368 isoform X1, producing the protein MRVWGVVRVQCVRAVRAQDHRLQVNKVKVQEPIILSSWLNMDGAMEASYKYDVYFECPDVDNEKKKKIGLYFKNKRKSSGGDCGPVDLVKGNVYRIAFKDQEVQLSVLEKRDHSVKRDNKIVASFIVHETPESLLPDPSTVTTTTPEADNPKGGCETKFPVAASPSQPMVQNHQLHFESSPLQNPLKEPSMAGQNPEDVLSSSAGHAQLNLDKKRVIVSGAGKIQPEEFKPLKDREEQGDDKVKETFKQSQADKVDIVDVMQGNPAEAESPSIRVQPRPSGFHKAGSLWWEEPQRRPLSDQHGPRDYMGSAAREVQEGKGSQRYDLPGGVNVLVCRGDITKVNADALVNAANGYLDHGGGVAAALSHAGGPEVQRESHALVRNYGKYATGDTVMTTGGHLQCKKLIHIVGPVQGEANGRERQLLTRSVGSVLKLADENKFQSIAIPCISSGIFKVPISLCAEAIVTAVSDFGSQSQHLKTITLIDTREEVVKALKVACERIFSSANAEQETARDRQFHESPGASSLGSNSGANPINHGEKGRIMNDDPSHKPHKQHEHREEVGPAARQVQRRKGRQCYNLPRGVSVFVFFGDITKEEADVLVNAANRNLKHDGGVAAALSSAGGPEVQQESTDLVREHGTYATGDTVMTTGGRLQCKKLIHIVRPVQGDENASETFSLKETVWSALKLADDNEFKSIAMPCISSGNSEVLISECAEAIVSAVFCFGKQSQHLNKMTLIDTREEVVEALKAACDRMFFSLEIAEPEASRNRQLHESPGAFGPGSNSGANPVNHGEEGRNMTDDPTHKPLKKHEHQGEVGPAARQVQGGRGIQCYVLSGGVKVVVCRGDITKEDADVLVTATNGYLNHDGGVAAALSREGGPELQKESQDLVRKHGEYASWATVMTTGGRLKCKKLIHIVRPVQIKENGSEKSSLKKSVLSALQLADDNKFQSISMPCIRLGISEVSISECAEAIATVVLHFGRQSHYLNNITLIDTREEVVEALKAACDRMFSLEIAEPEASGGCQIQESAGASSRWSNTGADPVNTGTDFSGIKLETAVGLIEEQKVDAIVSPMKNHDPCSTGLGKKLSEIIGKGLKSLFQKKEKEWQLPVEVDVNGLEKLHCRKVFFVNLLPWDKENSEAALLALKRGLEDVLTSCRDQGLDSVAFPMLGTGEVLQFPQDVAQSVLLEVVGSPLLNRHSGRPLVVRIVVHPSDHQTHKAMLPQQTITTHSNASPRASFSRYVSINSDKDTAMVGGVTLQLVRGNIVDEKTDVIVNTINRFANQSGVSKAILKAAGTHVKDEFTVKLDAFPKGGKVFFPTGPGFLKCKLILHAIFYDNAIRETCETMCSKSSHHSSLSFPALGTGAGNMDPKVACTAMLDGIEAAVRSMGQTTLTLVRIVFFQRDVHKDFREVLRKRCEETARQQQGQDDRAHGGFQQHGTHTNSHSSSPSSSSSSSSDATLPPSPTSSGWELISGPGSKYQAPSCTIF; encoded by the exons ATGCGTGTGTGGGGAGTGGTCAGGGTTCAGTGTGTCAGAGCCGTCAGAGCGCAGGATCATCGCCTGCAAGTCAACAAAGTCAAAGTCCAAGAACCGATCATTTTATCATCGTGGTTGAACATGGACGGCGCTATGGAGGCCTCGTACAAATACGACGTTTACTTTGAGTGTCCTGACGTTGATaacgaaaagaaaaagaaaatcggaTTGTACTTCAAAAATAAGCGTAAATCATCCGGTGGGGATTGCGGACCGGTGGATCTTGTCAAAGGAAATGTTTATAGGATTGCATTCAAAGATCAAGAAG TTCAGCTTAGTGTGCTGGAGAAACGTGATCACTCGGTCAAGAGGGATAACAAAATTGTTGCCAGTTTTATCGTCCATGAAACCCCAGAGTCTCTCCTTCCTGACCCGTCAACCGTCACAACTACTACACCCGAAGCTGATAACCCGAAAGGGGGGTGTGAG ACTAAATTTCCTGTTGCCGCCTCACCATCACAACCAATGGTTCAAAATCATCAATTACACTTCGAAAGTTCACCTCTCCAAAATCCTCTGAAAGAACCTTCAATGGCAGGGCAGAACCCAGAGGATGTGCTCTCATCCTCTGCCGGTCATGCTCAGTTGAATCTAGACAAGAAGAGGGTTATAGTTAGTGGTGCAGGGAAGATCCAACCTGAGGAATTCAAGCCCTTGAAGGATAGGGAGGAGCAAGGGGATGACAAAGTCAAAGAAACGTTCAAGCAAAGTCAGGCGGACAAGGTAGACATTGTTGACGTCATGCAAGGAAATCCTGCAGAGGCAGAATCCCCCAGTATAAGAGTGCAGCCTCGTCCATCAGGATTCCACAAGGCAGGTTCTCTCTGGTGGGAAGAACCACAAAGAAGGCCCCTTTCTGATCAGCATGGCCCCAGAGACTACATGGGGTCTGCTGCTAGAGAAGTCCAAGAAGGAAAGGGGAGTCAACGTTATGACCTTCCCGGGGGAGTAAACGTGCTGGTGTGTCGTGGTGACATCACCAAGGTAAATGCAGACGCGCTGGTGAATGCCGCCAATGGATACCTGGATCATGGCGGAGGTGTTGCTGCTGCCCTGAGCCATGCAGGAGGTCCTGAAGTGCAGCGAGAAAGCCATGCTTTAGTAAGAAATTATGGGAAATATGCTACAGGGGACACAGTAATGACTACAGGAGGGCATCTGCAATGCAAGAAGCTGATTCACATCGTTGGGCCTGTGCAGGGAGAGGCAAATGGCCGTGAGCGGCAATTACTAACACGCTCGGTAGGGTCAGTGCTGAAACTGGCGGATGAGAACAAGTTCCAGTCCATAGCAATTCCCTGTATAAGCTCCGGCATTTTCAAAGTTCCAATCAGTTTGTGTGCAGAAGCAATTGTCACAGCTGTTTCTGACTTTGGGAGTCAAAGCCAGCACCTGAAGACAATTACCCTGATTGACACTAGAGAGGAGGTAGTGAAGGCCTTAAAAGTGGCGTGTGAGAGGATCTTTTCCTCGGCCAATGCAGAACAAGAAACAGCAAGGGATCGCCAGTTCCATGAGAGCCCTGGAGCCTCGAGTCTAGGGTCAAATTCTGGCGCTAATCCAATAAACCATGGCGAGAAAGGTAGAATTATGAATGATGACCCTTCTCATAAGCCCCACAAACAGCACGAGCATCGAGAAGAAGTGGGGCCTGCTGCAAGACAAGTCCAAAGAAGAAAGGGGCGTCAATGTTATAACCTTCCCAGGGGAGtaagcgtgtttgtgttttttggtgaCATCACCAAGGAAGAAGCAGATGTGCTGGTGAATGCCGCCAATAGAAACCTGAAGCATGACGGAGGGGTTGCGGCTGCCCTGAGCAGCGCAGGAGGTCCTGAAGTACAGCAAGAAAGTACAGATTTAGTAAGAGAACATGGGACATATGCTACAGGGGACACAGTAATGACTACGGGAGGGCGTCTACAATGCAAGAAGCTGATTCACATCGTCAGGCCTGTACAGGGAGATGAGAATGCCAGTGAGACGTTCTCCCTGAAAGAAACGGTTTGGTCAGCACTGAAACTTGCGGATGATAACGAGTTCAAATCCATAGCCATGCCCTGTATAAGCTCAGGTAATTCCGAAGTTCTTATCAGTGAGTGTGCAGAAGCAATTGTATCAGCTGTGTTTTGCTTTGGGAAACAAAGCCAACATCTGAACAAAATGACCCTGATTGACACCAGAGAGGAGGTAGTGGAGGCCTTAAAAGCGGCCTGCGACAGGATGTTTTTTTCCTTGGAGATTGCAGAACCAGAAGCGTCCAGGAATCGCCAGTTACATGAGAGCCCTGGAGCCTTTGGTCCAGGTTCCAATTCTGGCGCCAATCCAGTAAACCatggggaggaaggaagaaatATGACTGATGACCCTACTCATAAGCCTCTCAAAAAGCATGAGCATCAAGGAGAAGTGGGGCCTGCTGCAAGACAAGTCCAAGGAGGAAGGGGGATTCAATGTTATGTCCTTTCCGGGGGAGTCAAAGTGGTGGTGTGTCGTGGTGACATCACCAAGGAGGATGCAGATGTGCTTGTGACTGCCACCAATGGATACCTGAATCATGACGGAGGTGTTGCCGCTGCCCTGAGCCGTGAAGGAGGTCCTGAATTGCAGAAAGAAAGTCAAGATTTAGTAAGAAAACATGGGGAATATGCTTCCTGGGCAACAGTAATGACCACGGGAGGGCGTCTGAAATGCAAGAAGCTGATTCACATCGTCAGGCCTGTACAGATAAAGGAGAATGGCAGTGAGAAGTCCTCCCTGAAAAAATCGGTTTTGTCAGCACTGCAACTGGCGGATGATAACAAGTTCCAGTCCATATCCATGCCCTGTATAAGATTAGGTATTTCCGAAGTTTCCATCAGTGAGTGTGCAGAAGCAATTGCCACAGTTGTACTTCACTTTGGGAGACAAAGCCACTACCTGAACAACATTACCCTGATTGACACCAGAGAGGAGGTAGTGGAGGCCTTAAAAGCGGCCTGCGACAGGATGTTTTCCTTGGAGATTGCAGAACCAGAAGCATCCGGGGGTTGCCAGATCCAGGAGAGCGCTGGAGCCTCGAGTCGATGGTCCAATACCGGCGCTGATCCAGTAAACACTGGGACAGATTTCAGTGGCATCAAGTTGGAAACTGCGGTTGGGCTCATCGAGGAACAGAAA GTGGATGCCATAGTCTCACCTATGAAGAACCATGACCCTTGCTCTACCGGTTTGGGGAAAAAATTGTCTGAGATAATCGGAAAAGGGTTGAAGTCTTTGTTTCAGAAGAAGGAAAAGGAATGGCAGTTGCCTGTTGAAGTCGACGTTAATGGTCTCGAGAAGCTACACTGTCGCAAGGTCTTCTTCGTTAATCTTCTGCCCTGGGATAAGGAAAACAGTGAAGCAGCTCTCCTG GCTCTGAAACGTGGGCTTGAAGACGTTTTGACTTCCTGTCGAGACCAAGGATTAGACTCCGTTGCTTTCCCAATGCTCGGTACTGGGGAAGTGTTGCAATTCCCCCAGGATGTGGCGCAATCAGTCCTGCTGGAGGTGGTCGGATCGCCCCTGCTGAACAGGCACAGCGGCAGGCCATTGGTGGTCCGCATTGTCGTGCACCCCAGTGACCACCAAACACACAAG GCCATGCTGCCACAACAGACTATCACGACGCATAGCAACGCTTCCCCCAGAG CTTCCTTCTCCAGATATGTCTCGATAAACTCTGACAAGGACACAGCCATGGTGGGCGGAGTCACGCTTCAGCTGGTTCGCGGTAACATCGTTGATGAGAAAACAGATGTCATTGTAAACACAATAAATAGATTTGCCAACCAATCAG GTGTTTCCAAGGCCATACTCAAGGCAGCGGGTACCCATGTGAAAGACGAGTTTACTGTAAAACTAG ATGCCTTTCCTAAAGGTGGCAAGGTTTTTTTCCCCACTGGACCGGGATTTCTGAAATGCAAGCTGATCCTTCATGCCATCTTCTACGACAATGCGATACGTGAGACCTGTGAAACCATGTGTTCTAAATCCAGCCACcacagctctctctccttcccagcTCTGGGCACAG GCGCAGGGAACATGGATCCTAAAGTGGCTTGTACCGCCATGCTGGATGGAATTGAAGCAGCTGTGAGGAGCATGGGTCAGACTACCCTCACCCTGGTCCGCATTGTCTTTTTTCAGAGGGATGTCCATAAGGATTTCAG AGAGGTGCTTCGGAAACGCTGTGAAGAAACTGCCCGTCAACAGCAAGGTCAag ATGATCGGGCCCATGGGGGATTCCAGCAGCATGGAACTCACACCAACAGCCATAGctcttcaccttcttcctcctcctcctcctcctccgacgccaccctcccaccctcgcCTACATCCTCTGGATGGGAGTTGATCAGTGGCCCGGGTTCAAAATACCAAGCTCCATCTTGTACAATTTTTTGA
- the LOC115529368 gene encoding uncharacterized protein LOC115529368 isoform X2, which translates to MRVWGVVRVQCVRAVRAQDHRLQVNKVKVQEPIILSSWLNMDGAMEASYKYDVYFECPDVDNEKKKKIGLYFKNKRKSSGGDCGPVDLVKGNVYRIAFKDQEVQLSVLEKRDHSVKRDNKIVASFIVHETPESLLPDPSTVTTTTPEADNPKGGCETKFPVAASPSQPMVQNHQLHFESSPLQNPLKEPSMAGQNPEDVLSSSAGHAQLNLDKKRVIVSGAGKIQPEEFKPLKDREEQGDDKVKETFKQSQADKVDIVDVMQGNPAEAESPSIRVQPRPSGFHKAGSLWWEEPQRRPLSDQHGPRDYMGSAAREVQEGKGSQRYDLPGGVNVLVCRGDITKVNADALVNAANGYLDHGGGVAAALSHAGGPEVQRESHALVRNYGKYATGDTVMTTGGHLQCKKLIHIVGPVQGEANGRERQLLTRSVGSVLKLADENKFQSIAIPCISSGIFKVPISLCAEAIVTAVSDFGSQSQHLKTITLIDTREEVVKALKVACERIFSSANAEQETARDRQFHESPGASSLGSNSGANPINHGEKGRIMNDDPSHKPHKQHEHREEVGPAARQVQRRKGRQCYNLPRGVSVFVFFGDITKEEADVLVNAANRNLKHDGGVAAALSSAGGPEVQQESTDLVREHGTYATGDTVMTTGGRLQCKKLIHIVRPVQGDENASETFSLKETVWSALKLADDNEFKSIAMPCISSGNSEVLISECAEAIVSAVFCFGKQSQHLNKMTLIDTREEVVEALKAACDRMFFSLEIAEPEASRNRQLHESPGAFGPGSNSGANPVNHGEEGRNMTDDPTHKPLKKHEHQGEVGPAARQVQGGRGIQCYVLSGGVKVVVCRGDITKEDADVLVTATNGYLNHDGGVAAALSREGGPELQKESQDLVRKHGEYASWATVMTTGGRLKCKKLIHIVRPVQIKENGSEKSSLKKSVLSALQLADDNKFQSISMPCIRLGISEVSISECAEAIATVVLHFGRQSHYLNNITLIDTREEVVEALKAACDRMFSLEIAEPEASGGCQIQESAGASSRWSNTGADPVNTGTDFSGIKLETAVGLIEEQKVDAIVSPMKNHDPCSTGLGKKLSEIIGKGLKSLFQKKEKEWQLPVEVDVNGLEKLHCRKVFFVNLLPWDKENSEAALLALKRGLEDVLTSCRDQGLDSVAFPMLGTGEVLQFPQDVAQSVLLEVVGSPLLNRHSGRPLVVRIVVHPSDHQTHKAMLPQQTITTHSNASPRASFSRYVSINSDKDTAMVGGVTLQLVRGNIVDEKTDVIVNTINRFANQSGVSKAILKAAGTHVKDEFTVKLDAFPKGGKVFFPTGPGFLKCKLILHAIFYDNAIRETCETMCSKSSHHSSLSFPALGTGLSIWPLWVIFTWRPSWLAGLYLLAG; encoded by the exons ATGCGTGTGTGGGGAGTGGTCAGGGTTCAGTGTGTCAGAGCCGTCAGAGCGCAGGATCATCGCCTGCAAGTCAACAAAGTCAAAGTCCAAGAACCGATCATTTTATCATCGTGGTTGAACATGGACGGCGCTATGGAGGCCTCGTACAAATACGACGTTTACTTTGAGTGTCCTGACGTTGATaacgaaaagaaaaagaaaatcggaTTGTACTTCAAAAATAAGCGTAAATCATCCGGTGGGGATTGCGGACCGGTGGATCTTGTCAAAGGAAATGTTTATAGGATTGCATTCAAAGATCAAGAAG TTCAGCTTAGTGTGCTGGAGAAACGTGATCACTCGGTCAAGAGGGATAACAAAATTGTTGCCAGTTTTATCGTCCATGAAACCCCAGAGTCTCTCCTTCCTGACCCGTCAACCGTCACAACTACTACACCCGAAGCTGATAACCCGAAAGGGGGGTGTGAG ACTAAATTTCCTGTTGCCGCCTCACCATCACAACCAATGGTTCAAAATCATCAATTACACTTCGAAAGTTCACCTCTCCAAAATCCTCTGAAAGAACCTTCAATGGCAGGGCAGAACCCAGAGGATGTGCTCTCATCCTCTGCCGGTCATGCTCAGTTGAATCTAGACAAGAAGAGGGTTATAGTTAGTGGTGCAGGGAAGATCCAACCTGAGGAATTCAAGCCCTTGAAGGATAGGGAGGAGCAAGGGGATGACAAAGTCAAAGAAACGTTCAAGCAAAGTCAGGCGGACAAGGTAGACATTGTTGACGTCATGCAAGGAAATCCTGCAGAGGCAGAATCCCCCAGTATAAGAGTGCAGCCTCGTCCATCAGGATTCCACAAGGCAGGTTCTCTCTGGTGGGAAGAACCACAAAGAAGGCCCCTTTCTGATCAGCATGGCCCCAGAGACTACATGGGGTCTGCTGCTAGAGAAGTCCAAGAAGGAAAGGGGAGTCAACGTTATGACCTTCCCGGGGGAGTAAACGTGCTGGTGTGTCGTGGTGACATCACCAAGGTAAATGCAGACGCGCTGGTGAATGCCGCCAATGGATACCTGGATCATGGCGGAGGTGTTGCTGCTGCCCTGAGCCATGCAGGAGGTCCTGAAGTGCAGCGAGAAAGCCATGCTTTAGTAAGAAATTATGGGAAATATGCTACAGGGGACACAGTAATGACTACAGGAGGGCATCTGCAATGCAAGAAGCTGATTCACATCGTTGGGCCTGTGCAGGGAGAGGCAAATGGCCGTGAGCGGCAATTACTAACACGCTCGGTAGGGTCAGTGCTGAAACTGGCGGATGAGAACAAGTTCCAGTCCATAGCAATTCCCTGTATAAGCTCCGGCATTTTCAAAGTTCCAATCAGTTTGTGTGCAGAAGCAATTGTCACAGCTGTTTCTGACTTTGGGAGTCAAAGCCAGCACCTGAAGACAATTACCCTGATTGACACTAGAGAGGAGGTAGTGAAGGCCTTAAAAGTGGCGTGTGAGAGGATCTTTTCCTCGGCCAATGCAGAACAAGAAACAGCAAGGGATCGCCAGTTCCATGAGAGCCCTGGAGCCTCGAGTCTAGGGTCAAATTCTGGCGCTAATCCAATAAACCATGGCGAGAAAGGTAGAATTATGAATGATGACCCTTCTCATAAGCCCCACAAACAGCACGAGCATCGAGAAGAAGTGGGGCCTGCTGCAAGACAAGTCCAAAGAAGAAAGGGGCGTCAATGTTATAACCTTCCCAGGGGAGtaagcgtgtttgtgttttttggtgaCATCACCAAGGAAGAAGCAGATGTGCTGGTGAATGCCGCCAATAGAAACCTGAAGCATGACGGAGGGGTTGCGGCTGCCCTGAGCAGCGCAGGAGGTCCTGAAGTACAGCAAGAAAGTACAGATTTAGTAAGAGAACATGGGACATATGCTACAGGGGACACAGTAATGACTACGGGAGGGCGTCTACAATGCAAGAAGCTGATTCACATCGTCAGGCCTGTACAGGGAGATGAGAATGCCAGTGAGACGTTCTCCCTGAAAGAAACGGTTTGGTCAGCACTGAAACTTGCGGATGATAACGAGTTCAAATCCATAGCCATGCCCTGTATAAGCTCAGGTAATTCCGAAGTTCTTATCAGTGAGTGTGCAGAAGCAATTGTATCAGCTGTGTTTTGCTTTGGGAAACAAAGCCAACATCTGAACAAAATGACCCTGATTGACACCAGAGAGGAGGTAGTGGAGGCCTTAAAAGCGGCCTGCGACAGGATGTTTTTTTCCTTGGAGATTGCAGAACCAGAAGCGTCCAGGAATCGCCAGTTACATGAGAGCCCTGGAGCCTTTGGTCCAGGTTCCAATTCTGGCGCCAATCCAGTAAACCatggggaggaaggaagaaatATGACTGATGACCCTACTCATAAGCCTCTCAAAAAGCATGAGCATCAAGGAGAAGTGGGGCCTGCTGCAAGACAAGTCCAAGGAGGAAGGGGGATTCAATGTTATGTCCTTTCCGGGGGAGTCAAAGTGGTGGTGTGTCGTGGTGACATCACCAAGGAGGATGCAGATGTGCTTGTGACTGCCACCAATGGATACCTGAATCATGACGGAGGTGTTGCCGCTGCCCTGAGCCGTGAAGGAGGTCCTGAATTGCAGAAAGAAAGTCAAGATTTAGTAAGAAAACATGGGGAATATGCTTCCTGGGCAACAGTAATGACCACGGGAGGGCGTCTGAAATGCAAGAAGCTGATTCACATCGTCAGGCCTGTACAGATAAAGGAGAATGGCAGTGAGAAGTCCTCCCTGAAAAAATCGGTTTTGTCAGCACTGCAACTGGCGGATGATAACAAGTTCCAGTCCATATCCATGCCCTGTATAAGATTAGGTATTTCCGAAGTTTCCATCAGTGAGTGTGCAGAAGCAATTGCCACAGTTGTACTTCACTTTGGGAGACAAAGCCACTACCTGAACAACATTACCCTGATTGACACCAGAGAGGAGGTAGTGGAGGCCTTAAAAGCGGCCTGCGACAGGATGTTTTCCTTGGAGATTGCAGAACCAGAAGCATCCGGGGGTTGCCAGATCCAGGAGAGCGCTGGAGCCTCGAGTCGATGGTCCAATACCGGCGCTGATCCAGTAAACACTGGGACAGATTTCAGTGGCATCAAGTTGGAAACTGCGGTTGGGCTCATCGAGGAACAGAAA GTGGATGCCATAGTCTCACCTATGAAGAACCATGACCCTTGCTCTACCGGTTTGGGGAAAAAATTGTCTGAGATAATCGGAAAAGGGTTGAAGTCTTTGTTTCAGAAGAAGGAAAAGGAATGGCAGTTGCCTGTTGAAGTCGACGTTAATGGTCTCGAGAAGCTACACTGTCGCAAGGTCTTCTTCGTTAATCTTCTGCCCTGGGATAAGGAAAACAGTGAAGCAGCTCTCCTG GCTCTGAAACGTGGGCTTGAAGACGTTTTGACTTCCTGTCGAGACCAAGGATTAGACTCCGTTGCTTTCCCAATGCTCGGTACTGGGGAAGTGTTGCAATTCCCCCAGGATGTGGCGCAATCAGTCCTGCTGGAGGTGGTCGGATCGCCCCTGCTGAACAGGCACAGCGGCAGGCCATTGGTGGTCCGCATTGTCGTGCACCCCAGTGACCACCAAACACACAAG GCCATGCTGCCACAACAGACTATCACGACGCATAGCAACGCTTCCCCCAGAG CTTCCTTCTCCAGATATGTCTCGATAAACTCTGACAAGGACACAGCCATGGTGGGCGGAGTCACGCTTCAGCTGGTTCGCGGTAACATCGTTGATGAGAAAACAGATGTCATTGTAAACACAATAAATAGATTTGCCAACCAATCAG GTGTTTCCAAGGCCATACTCAAGGCAGCGGGTACCCATGTGAAAGACGAGTTTACTGTAAAACTAG ATGCCTTTCCTAAAGGTGGCAAGGTTTTTTTCCCCACTGGACCGGGATTTCTGAAATGCAAGCTGATCCTTCATGCCATCTTCTACGACAATGCGATACGTGAGACCTGTGAAACCATGTGTTCTAAATCCAGCCACcacagctctctctccttcccagcTCTGGGCACAG GCCTGTCTATCTGGCCCCTATGGGTCATATtcacctggcggccatcttggttagcAGGGCTGTATTTGCTAGCTGGGTGA